Part of the Nymphalis io chromosome 8, ilAglIoxx1.1, whole genome shotgun sequence genome, CCATGAGCTAACACTGTAAACATAACATATAAGGAGCTTATCGTTCGCAGCAAACCCTGGAGACGCTGAAGGGTCTGAAGGAGGTGGTGGTGGGGGCGGAGTGCGTGTTCATCGTGGTGTCGTCGCACGGGTACGAGCGGCCGCGCAGCTCCGACAACGACATCCGCTGCAAGGACGGCGGCCTCATCGCCATCAGGGACATCATAGACTACTTCAACAACAAAAACTTCCCCGCGCTGCAGGGAGTGCCCAAGGTCTTCATCTTCCAGCTCTGTCGGTGAGCATGCTCTGATGTACACAGTACCATTACAGATGTAGCTCGAATGAGTTTATTTGAGTTCggtcattataatatatgaattactAAAGGAAATACGCAAAAAACTAAACCCATATAACTTTGTCATAAGTATAAGATTTCATCGtagctatttataattaatatatcttttccTTTGTACTCGAAACAACTAAGTACAATCTCGGTAGCGAGTTCCCTCAGATCATCGTAACCGTGTGTCGCCAGCGGCAGCAACGAGGAGTCGGTGTGGCGGCTCGGCGCCGAGACGGACGGCGCGCCGCGCGGCGCCGgccccgcgcccgcgccgccgctgCTGGCGCCGCCCgacgcgcccgcgccgcgcgaCCGCGTCTACTCCGACATCCTCATCGCGCACTCCACCGTGCCGGGTACGTGCGGGGCGGGGCGGCGCGGGGCGGGGCGGGGCGGCGCCGAGCGGCCGACTGACGGTTTGGTGGCGCAGGGAACGTGGCGTACCGCGACAACGCGGCGGGCTCGTGGTACATCCAGGCGCTGTGCGAGGTGTTCGCGGCGCGCGCGCACGACTGCCACGTCGAGAAGCTGTTCACGCTCGTGGACAAGCGCCTGCACGCCGCCTTCCTCGTGCAGACCTCGTCCGTCGACCGCTGGGGCTTCAACTGCCGTCTCTACCTGCACCCCGGCCTCTACGAGTCGCAGTGACGGCGGCGGAGGCGATCGAGTGATCGGATTACACCTTGAGTAATGATTTCAatgtttataatgtttaattactgACGCGATGGACTCTCTTGTACGTAACCTCCCCTTCCAACAATTTTCGAATTCTTTTTATTCGTCTTAATTCTaagctaattaaataaatatacgagATCTCTTACAATTAGTCAGCTATTAAGGAAGTTTATATTCCAACTatgtgcatttattttatttatgttttagtttaaaaaattatattaacatactataattatttatttaaaatatacaatcgaGATGTTCAAGGACTGTCTGAACTTCATAAACAAAAATGGAAAACCTTGTCATCGAAAACATGTCGAACGTTAGAGAattgatttgataataaatttatatataaggttATGTACAATATGTAGATATACTTTACACTTTATTCTGTACATTACCTCCAACTGAACAACTAGAATCACTTTAGTCCAGctttatattgtaatacttttactgtttttaataaatagtaatgcTGAGTCAACTCCTTTGTCGCGGCGCGAGTTACCCAAAAGCCGGCGAGGGCTctcagaaaatatatattataatttatttaggtatACATTATAAACATAGAATacgtttattgatttttaaataatataagcccCGTTACAGATGTGCCTacaaactataaataatgtaaatccCTAAGTGAGTACCGCCCAAAGTGTGTGCGGCACGCAGCGCGGACGGCGTCAGGGGGCTGCCCTCCTCCATACTGCGAACTGTCGCTGCTCTGGCAAGCGCCAGGCAAACCAGTCGACCACGAGTTGTACTATAAAGTGACGTTTCACAAGTTCCATTTTAGATCTCTTCGAATTGTTAATTAACATTCTAAGCTATAACTACGaaagttattacaaattattattaaacaatgatCTCTATAGAACTGGTTGTAATTGAATATGTAATGTGTTGTCTAACGATAACTTATGATCAAGTTACGTTTTGGTGGAACATACATTCCAAACTGTCTTAATTACTACCTGCATAAACTTGTAAAgttatttgttttcaaatacaATCCatgtatataattgaaatgaaCATTTTTGATTTCACTGTACGAGATATGTACAAGGAGAAACTGAGGGATTTCTTGCCGTTCACCGACACTGAATATTTACACAGAATTGACGTGAGAAATTTGTAAAAGACgattttaatgtgtattttgaatatgtatttttatattatttatgaagtataggtaaataaaaagtgataccatttttatgtttctttaatattttcacaTCAATTAcatcaaatacaaaaatatatacaattatttttttgttcttatttgtTACGCCAATTGATCAGTGGCAAGGTGTGTTATTAGCAAGTTCTAAATGAAAGAACTAGGTCACGTTTTGTAAAAGGTAATTTTAACAATCctctagttaaataataataataataatgtctttatTGGTAACATGCTGTCGAGCAatactgatattattattattattaatgatgtaCAGAGAGAGAAAGTGTACAACTGTGATGATATCGCCTTGTAACTGGTTGATGTAAcaacatcgttttttttttttgagctttTGAATAAATAGCATTTCCATTTTAAAACGTCGCCGCATCCTCGCTGATATGAAACACTCctccgtttttaaaaaaaattatcgatcGGACATGGAGACTACGAAAACACTCAACTTGCTCAGATTAAGCCACTGGCTGACACACCGCGTCTCGCTGAACTTAACGTCGGTACTGCATCGATTTGAAGTTGCATACGACTTGCTGTAGTCCATTTCCTTTTTGAAAAAATCGATAAACTGGTTCATCTTTTCCAACCATCTCTGCATTGGGTTAATCAACGAGCTCTGATAGAGCCAATTCAACACGGACGTCCTCGACCACCACGTCTCGAAAGATTTCCAATCGTAAGCGACGACACCATCGTACCACGTTTTTTTAGGGGTGCTCTCTTTCTGGTACTTGTACCACTCGTCGCAGCATCGAAGATTATACGTCGCCGTCGACTCGTCCGGAAGAGCATAAGTGTGGAGATCGACGGAGGCGTTGGAGAGTCGCAGCTCGAGTTCGGATCGATAGCTGTGGTCGAGAGCAGCATCGAGAACCACAGACGAGCCCCTAGCGGCCAGGGTTTGCATCGCGGGCAACCACGCCTGCGATATGACGAGGGTCGAGGTGACGAGAGTGAGCAGACTGCTGACGTAGCTCAGCGTGACGCCCAGGCAGGCGGCCGACACGCCGTGCGCCAGCTCGCTCAGCAGCGACGAGCTGCACGCCGCCGCCAGGTCGGAGTACGTGAAGAACCCGCGGAGCTGAGCCTGTCTGAGTGCCACCTGCCGCTCTAGCCACAGCAGACCATCCTCGAATGATTTCTCGCTTACGAACACGTTCCAATCCTGAAATTATTGTTGCTATAACATTATCACGACTAGTTTTCGCCCTCGTTTCAGGAGTCAGGACACCCTATGTCGTTTCCTGTATCTATTTTACAAGTTTCACACAATAAAATCACATTTTTATACCGCCTGGTGGCGGTCGATTCATCCCCATTGTGTTACATTTAATAAGTCATTAGTTtcgtaatatcatttattacacaaattatttttatatcattaaggGTATATATTGCAGGAACAGTCTTTCGAATAGCTCTTCTGCATAacaataatcttattaatatgGGCTGCATTACCCTAGGGTATAATGTCATAGAATATTATTCTGTGTAACTAAAATACACTAGGTGAGCCATATTTACATCAGTCAACATTCTTATTCTTTCACAAAGTTTGTAGAGCTCGTTAATCTTTTTATACTTGTCATTGAACTTTAGAAATATAGTTTCTACCATATAGTGATACCAAGGAATTGTATTGTTTCTAAatcatctaataaataaatataatcattcatcattataaataatttaaaactatatttgttttacacATTTTATGTTGGGAATAgtgaatttaatacatttatcttctaactatttaaaaataagaacatAGTTCACCTCATCATAAATTTATGCTTAAATGagcattcgcatttataatattagtcatactaatattataaatgcgaatgctCATTTTAGTTTGGTTTCATGTGTATGGGAATGTTATGTATCATATGTAGAAAATGTTGAACAAATTCAAACTTACAATGGCATTAAGGAATTCCACTTCAAGCTTCTTGAGCTGGTCTAGCTCGAGGCCGCCCGACACCGCCCACTCAGAACATATAACTTCATCGTCTTCACCGTCGTCTTGGAGAAACTTGTTGCTCACCATCTGCGACGGTAAACGATCACAAATTATAAAGGAACGTTCGATACGAGGTGTCAAGACTCGCGAGATATCGTAAAACATCACCAAGGAGACGAGAAAGAGATCGGCGGGTGCTGCAGCAGAGAGATAGTCGGGGTTGCAACGTTTGAGACGCTCGAGGTAGAGTATGGCGAGCACGAGTGCACAGGGCGACACGCAGGCCGAGCGCGCGATGTCGGCCGCCGCGTCCGCGTGCAGGCGGCGCAGCGAGCGTCCGCGCTGCGGCACCGACCACAGCTCGCACGATATCTCTACAAGTGCCGTTACATTGTGTCAGAAAGACTTTCCAAAACCAAATACTCTTAAGTATGGAGCAGACATCTCCtctattatatgaattaaacaTTACATACCAGTAACAGGCAGGCTCAGACAGGGCAAAGTAGGTAGTTGTCCATAGTACAGTGTTTTTGATATCCTTTTTAGAAATTCCTTGTGGTCTCCCATGGActgtgaatttaattaaaaataatgaaaacacaGGAATACACTTAGTTATTATTCTTCGAaatgatattgaattaaatgtaaatacacACACAAGGCAGAGGTCTTCAGATTCAAAAGGTGAAAGTAAAACTCATTAGTTATACATTTAATTCCTAGGTGCATGATGATGGtaactaaatttaatacaattttaccaACAGTTCAGAAAGTAGATTCTACTAAGAAGAATGTGCCAAAAACTCAATATTTTCTAAACTCAGTAGCATTCAGTCGGCAAAGAAATAAAAGTTATCTCTTTAAAAAATTCAAGTCACAAAAATCATTACAAATCACAAAAAATCTGATTTTTGACTTAGATAATCTTTTTCTGTCatcatttatttgacatttaaaagaagactgttctttaactaatcactcgccaGACAATGTACTTATAAAGTAAGGCCAAAtgttattaactaaaaaaatccCTCTTATACTCTGCCAGCCAACCTCTCAGcaacttatttacatatttaaatttaagcttaGAGCCAGAAcagtgttttattttgtaagataataaaaataaatttgaaacaatCACTTTGGGATGTTGtgtattaattactaaaataagttCCTATTCTCATCAGCTATTTTGTTGAGTACCTTGTTAGGTGTATCTACTATtgtcacaataatattattacttcaaGGAAAAATCCAAACTAGTGAACTGTAATAGCAAAAATTAGAATACAAAAATGTAATCCacaattatttaaagattaaagcTAAGCTTGTATGATTTTGAACAATATGAAACTGattctatttctttattattgtttacaacATGAAGTAggttatttatagatatttaccACTAGTTTAAAACACTAGTGAATGATTTTAGGCAACATTTCATGAGAGAACTAAgatgcatatatacatatttttaacctcatggtgttaaatataaataatgtatttaataaggaTATTATTTGGCTATTCAAGAAATGTGCGTGTGAGTAATACGACAATGTTATCGTCATACGTCATCCAACCTGTTGCCATAAACACCGAGTGTACAGTAGTTATCATGTTAAAAGATGTAcgcatttacaatttatattcgcGAACAAAGTTAAGGAAGCAATTTTAACACAATATCATCAATatcgcaaaaataaaatatgttatagttGTTTTCGTATACGATTCGGCTACGTCGTGCTTGACCTCCTTTTTACCTTTATTTTGGCTCTTGATCCCTCCTTTCTCCTCTTTGATACATTAGACATGGTGCTTTATTCTGTTTTGCCTTTTGTGATGTACGAAATCATCTATAATTTGATACGGATAATTCAAAAATACCTGCGATAAAGAAATATCCAGGTACCTATCCAATAGGCTATGACCACAACCACAATACTCAAACGAAAATGTTTGCttagatttttgacaattgaCAGTTGACGTTAAATGACAATGAAtggtatgataataaaaataaacgatatacaaagaacaaaaaacaattaagtatgTAATATATGCATTTACTTAAGTAGTAATAGCTCAAGTTCAAactaaaacgaaatatttttatgcaagTATCTCACTGTTGTAAATATGACTTCCTTTCTTGTTAAAGTTAAGGTCTGAAACTGCTCCAGTGATTTATGACTGAAACATATAAGTGCAACCGTATTCaattccataaaaaataaatgcacaacgatcattaatataatattaccctCAATGTcaagtattgtttttatatctgTACATATAAAAGTTACTGCTGTCTTAAGTGAAGTTTCGGTATTGCTGTCATATGTGACAtttgttaaagtaaaatttttgcGGCGAAGGCATACTTTGTTACCAAGACAAttaatttcgatatttttttgtttatctaaCGTTTATTTAATGGcctcattataaaataacaaaattttgcTTCTAATATAATAGCGTTAATTCAAAGTTTTaatgtttacataattttttggGGTGTGTATGCCTCTGTCAGtaatattgatttgttttattttgcgaATGATTGTTAAACAAAGATGTAGGTAATAtcttctttattataaataaaaacctggAAATGAATAAGAAGGGCGTTTTGTGATAATGTATTCATAATGAAAACTAAAAGCTTTCTACTATTTTCCACGTCAGTTTTTgcaataagtttatttttgataattttccACTCCCAGCCACCGCAGTCTTTTCAAAGCATTGTCACACAAACCCACCAGCACATCAAAGATTTTCAGGTAATTGTCtgataatttgttatttgtaatattgttataataagaaGTATGTTCATTGTATGCAGCAAGACTGTTCACTATATCTGCTTACTGTAATAAGTTACATTTTGCATCAACTTATAAACACACCTCACACCCTATTGAGTTCTTAgtatactgtttttattttaaaggtaaCTTGAAATGGCACCACAAATAGAACCATTCAATGAACCATCATTGAAATTTAGTTAATCTTGaattaaaatcaatgaaataacagtattaaaataataaacaaatttagcaTAATGGGGGTGATTGGTTTACTTTGAATGGcctaattaatacaattttaaagacATTAATATCACAACATAGCAGGTTTCTCTGACCCAGGAGCAATTGCGGGATGAAGAAGAGAAGCATCTGGTGCAGGAGAAGCGATACCTCCGCCTCGTGGGGCTGGAGGGGCACACAGATCTGTGGCACAACACTACAGTGCCAGTCATTGTCACCCATGCACGAAACGATGACCATGCCAATGTGGTCTCCTTTGTGCGGGATGCGGCTCAACTCCCATACACAGTTCTCGTATATAACCTAGGACTAAAGCCATATTCCCTGGCTGTGGTAAGGAGACATTTACATGTTTTACATTTGAAAGACATCAAGTAACAAGTAAACAGATGACATTATAAGTTCCATTAGTcagaaattattattgaaattcatGTAAGGAAATTGTTATCGATTCCAGGTGTCGAACTATTGCAACTCATCAAAGTGCGCCATAATCGATTTCGACCTGCAGCTGTTTCCCTCACACGTCAGCGATGAGAGTATCACAGCATATCGCCCACTTATTATACAGgttgttaatttatttccttatttaatttaagaaaataagcaAAATTGATGTTGATAATGTCATCAAATATcaacataaacatttttatttatttattttagttatatataattgtgtagtatgtataaaaatatgtatataaatgaacaaatgaaaataatcgctatttaattactttattctaaaattaaattactgtaTCATCTGAAAAGCATTGAAATGACTAACtatgtttatgtaataatgGTTCCTGTAAACATTATGCATTTAAcaggaaaacattttaattatttttttcatctttttAGCATTAACCTTTTGTATAACATTTCTATTATAGTATGCCTTCGGCTGTTTCCATGATAATTAATGTAtactaataaagtatataaatagccTATAAATGTTTTCCTgggctaaaattaaaaatccatTTAAATTGCACTCGCAGTaacattgatttataataatttaaacgagGCTAACACACTACACTGATAAAATTAACGCCCATGTCTGTACTTATCAGACGACCACTTATCTTATCGACGACAGATAATAATTTGAgatgtcattttatatttattcgataaGCGGCCCTTTAGTCGGCAGTGATAATATCTATTATCTTGAATGAGGTTACGTCATGCGATACGCCGATTATTCCCGGCTTCTAAAAGTACGCGTGGGAGTTATATTCAGCCAAGTCTaatgtattacttatttttactaGACCATGAAATTATTAGGTTTTctaatttgaataatgtttatattatgtatgccTCGactttaactgcctcgttggtctagtggcctgatgtaaggccgtagacccgggggtcctgggttcaattcccaggtcgggccagtaaaaagttattgggtttttctgtcagaaaattctcagtagtagcccggagtctggaagttggaagtgtgtataatcccgtgcctcggaaagcacgtaaagccgttggtcctgcgcctgaattctttccggtcgtgtcggatagccccatcggattatgagagtaaaggaatagagagtgcacttgtgtttgcgcacacacttgtgcactataatatctcctgcgtaggtggccaatctctcttgagattggccgccgtggccgaaatcgatctggaggacattgtttgtatattatgcTAATGGGCCACATAATAGTGAATGACAATTTCTGTAGACACGAGTACTgtgatacataatatatatatatatatataaacgtctTATCCTGTCAGCACGTCAACAATGGGGTCTAAGAGGTTACCTCCGTCGTGCTTGTTATTAGACTGGCTCATTCGTGTATGTACAAAGGTCTACTGTTCAAGGTTGTAAAAAACACAGGGACACAATTAACCGCAGCTATAACATCACCATCATCTCATAGACGACGAGTGTCATATTACTTTTGCGTACCGGTTCAATGAGTCCGCGGCTCGCAGCACGCGGTGAGTCGCACGGGCGGCGTGATCTACTGCGAGGTGTCCCAGCGCTGGGCGGGCACCGCGGGCGCGCTGGCGGCGCTGTGGGCGCGCGTGTCGGGCGAGGGCGCGCTGGGCGTGCTGGCGTGGCCGCGCCGGGCCGCCGTGACGTCGCTGACGCACCCGCGCATGTTCCACTACCTGCGCGCCAGCGCCGACGACTTCCTCTTCGTGCAGATGCTCGACGTGAGCCACCTGCTCGTGGCGCCGCGGCCCGCGCTGGCCGACGTCATGCGCCAGTGGATCCAGTGCGCGCTCACGCTCGACTGCATCATGCCTATAGGTACGTTCGGCGCATCGTCCTCGCGGTAGGGTTGCGACCGGCGATGAAGGATAATGATATCCTTCATCGATGTCTGCCGTTCTCACTTTTACAATCCATATACGTATTTTGTAACTCTGTTTTCGGTACCTCATACATACGCACGGTACCAGTCTAACTGTAAGTCAGGCTCGTTAAACATTAAGGGGTTGTGGATTGAACGTCCACCCACAAGCCTAGCAAGCAGTTTAAACTGAATCAATCGAGTGGTAATGAGttacaattttactttaaaaagtaatgtagCCAAGTTTGTTATTACTTCAAAAAGGTACAAATAaccttttattaaaacatatcttATGAAATAGGAAGGCGTACTGGCAAATAGGCCAGGTTGCCACCATcgcgcatagacattggcgatgttatattaaccatttcgtacaatgcgccaccaaccttgggaactaatatgttatgtcgtATGTGCcggtaataacactggctcactcgccatataaaccggaacacgacaatcctgaatattgctatttagcgatagaatatctgatgatcgAGTGGTACCCTGCACGAAGCCCTCCCACCAAGCAATCACGTGACAGACTTTGAAAATAGAACTAGCCTCGACGAGTAGACATTAAAATAGAAAGGCCACGCGCCCGTGGTCTTCGAGTCCGGCAGAGTCGTAATATATAAAGGACGTGTCCAGGCGCGCAGTCGGGCGGCTGCCGGTTCGACAAGAAGCCGCAATACCGGTACTCGGGCTGCCACGGGCAGGACGCGTCGGCGCTCAGCATCGTGCTGGGCGCGCGCGCCGCCTT contains:
- the LOC126769899 gene encoding protein CNPPD1, giving the protein MSNVSKRRKEGSRAKIKSMGDHKEFLKRISKTLYYGQLPTLPCLSLPVTEISCELWSVPQRGRSLRRLHADAAADIARSACVSPCALVLAILYLERLKRCNPDYLSAAAPADLFLVSLMVSNKFLQDDGEDDEVICSEWAVSGGLELDQLKKLEVEFLNAIDWNVFVSEKSFEDGLLWLERQVALRQAQLRGFFTYSDLAAACSSSLLSELAHGVSAACLGVTLSYVSSLLTLVTSTLVISQAWLPAMQTLAARGSSVVLDAALDHSYRSELELRLSNASVDLHTYALPDESTATYNLRCCDEWYKYQKESTPKKTWYDGVVAYDWKSFETWWSRTSVLNWLYQSSLINPMQRWLEKMNQFIDFFKKEMDYSKSYATSNRCSTDVKFSETRCVSQWLNLSKLSVFVVSMSDR
- the LOC126769903 gene encoding uncharacterized protein LOC126769903 isoform X1, which codes for MKTKSFLLFSTSVFAISLFLIIFHSQPPQSFQSIVTQTHQHIKDFQQVSLTQEQLRDEEEKHLVQEKRYLRLVGLEGHTDLWHNTTVPVIVTHARNDDHANVVSFVRDAAQLPYTVLVYNLGLKPYSLAVVSNYCNSSKCAIIDFDLQLFPSHVSDESITAYRPLIIQHAVSRTGGVIYCEVSQRWAGTAGALAALWARVSGEGALGVLAWPRRAAVTSLTHPRMFHYLRASADDFLFVQMLDVSHLLVAPRPALADVMRQWIQCALTLDCIMPIGAQSGGCRFDKKPQYRYSGCHGQDASALSIVLGARAAFDESRYAAAAERCWRRAPRNRTAA
- the LOC126769903 gene encoding uncharacterized protein LOC126769903 isoform X2 codes for the protein MKTKSFLLFSTSVFAISLFLIIFHSQPPQSFQSIVTQTHQHIKDFQVSLTQEQLRDEEEKHLVQEKRYLRLVGLEGHTDLWHNTTVPVIVTHARNDDHANVVSFVRDAAQLPYTVLVYNLGLKPYSLAVVSNYCNSSKCAIIDFDLQLFPSHVSDESITAYRPLIIQHAVSRTGGVIYCEVSQRWAGTAGALAALWARVSGEGALGVLAWPRRAAVTSLTHPRMFHYLRASADDFLFVQMLDVSHLLVAPRPALADVMRQWIQCALTLDCIMPIGAQSGGCRFDKKPQYRYSGCHGQDASALSIVLGARAAFDESRYAAAAERCWRRAPRNRTAA
- the LOC126769903 gene encoding uncharacterized protein LOC126769903 isoform X3, which encodes MKTKSFLLFSTSVFAISLFLIIFHSQPPQSFQSIVTQTHQHIKDFQEQLRDEEEKHLVQEKRYLRLVGLEGHTDLWHNTTVPVIVTHARNDDHANVVSFVRDAAQLPYTVLVYNLGLKPYSLAVVSNYCNSSKCAIIDFDLQLFPSHVSDESITAYRPLIIQHAVSRTGGVIYCEVSQRWAGTAGALAALWARVSGEGALGVLAWPRRAAVTSLTHPRMFHYLRASADDFLFVQMLDVSHLLVAPRPALADVMRQWIQCALTLDCIMPIGAQSGGCRFDKKPQYRYSGCHGQDASALSIVLGARAAFDESRYAAAAERCWRRAPRNRTAA